The following coding sequences are from one Paenarthrobacter ureafaciens window:
- a CDS encoding sensor histidine kinase yields the protein MSTPTMWAVDDKKKLFIFKRSFHEHSLRMRVVLSQLPLSVCVCLSAILVWLFFPATLGNPFFLVFLLSQAFLLALCIAVPWHKLPFASFLVIPILDIVSIAFGREGGQEALTGLSVLVVLPVIWLCASGLYPRLAIALAFIGPLTIVWAPLFIRGTFTQQDLTKPLLFPILILGIGVSVSILTLSMVRQQRALEEKDAALKSALEVSTKQERLLNTVMEALPLGVVAVDGDGHDILMNRRQRQTHALATPPDNDDPNESQLLVFDTDRTTPLPSDRRPVRRAVLGERFTDQLVWLGSGAGQRAFTASARPMLDPAGNFAGSVVVFSDVTELVNALAAKDEFVANVSHEFRTPLTSILGYVELILDDPNGLDPKYRKQLDIVRRNAERLLSLVSDLLAVRSGQIAIQPHPVDVSELVRGSVASAEPRAAKAGVRLSVDVPGTLHARVDSSRISQVLDNLVSNAIKYSPDGGDVVVSAWEDEDHVYCKVSDTGMGIPQDEQAGVFTKFFRADGVRNSTIPGVGLGLPISKAIVEAHGGSITLQSEPGQGTTFTVKVPA from the coding sequence ATGAGCACACCCACCATGTGGGCCGTCGATGACAAGAAGAAACTGTTCATCTTCAAGCGCTCCTTCCATGAGCACAGCCTCCGGATGAGGGTGGTGCTGAGCCAGCTGCCGCTCTCGGTCTGCGTGTGCCTTTCCGCCATCCTCGTGTGGCTGTTCTTCCCGGCCACCCTCGGCAACCCGTTCTTCCTGGTGTTCCTGTTGAGCCAGGCATTCCTCCTGGCCCTTTGCATCGCCGTCCCGTGGCACAAGCTGCCCTTTGCCAGCTTCCTGGTCATCCCGATCCTGGACATCGTCTCCATCGCCTTCGGCCGCGAAGGCGGGCAGGAAGCGCTCACAGGGCTCAGCGTGCTGGTGGTCCTGCCGGTCATTTGGCTGTGCGCCTCCGGCCTTTATCCCCGGCTGGCCATCGCCCTCGCGTTCATCGGGCCTCTGACCATTGTGTGGGCGCCGCTCTTCATCCGCGGCACCTTCACCCAGCAGGACCTCACCAAGCCATTGCTCTTCCCTATCCTGATCCTTGGCATCGGGGTCTCGGTCAGCATCCTCACCCTGAGCATGGTCCGTCAACAACGGGCACTTGAGGAAAAGGACGCGGCCCTCAAATCTGCCCTCGAAGTCAGTACCAAGCAGGAGCGGCTCCTTAACACGGTCATGGAAGCGCTGCCCTTGGGCGTGGTGGCCGTTGACGGCGACGGCCACGACATCCTGATGAACCGCAGGCAGCGGCAGACGCACGCGCTGGCCACTCCCCCGGACAACGACGATCCCAACGAATCCCAGCTCCTGGTGTTCGACACGGACCGCACCACCCCGCTGCCGTCGGACCGCCGGCCCGTCCGCAGGGCGGTGCTGGGCGAGCGTTTCACGGACCAGCTGGTCTGGCTGGGATCCGGCGCCGGGCAGCGCGCATTCACTGCCAGCGCAAGGCCCATGCTTGACCCGGCCGGCAACTTCGCAGGATCCGTAGTGGTCTTCAGCGACGTCACGGAATTGGTCAATGCCTTGGCAGCCAAGGACGAATTCGTGGCCAACGTATCCCACGAGTTCCGGACGCCGCTGACCTCCATCCTCGGCTACGTCGAGCTCATCCTCGATGACCCCAACGGACTGGATCCGAAGTACCGCAAGCAGCTGGACATCGTCCGCCGCAATGCAGAACGCCTGTTGTCACTTGTCTCCGACCTCCTGGCCGTCAGGTCCGGGCAGATCGCCATCCAGCCGCACCCGGTGGATGTTTCCGAACTGGTCCGCGGCAGCGTTGCTTCGGCCGAACCCAGGGCAGCCAAAGCGGGCGTCCGCCTTTCCGTGGACGTGCCCGGGACGCTCCATGCCCGCGTGGACTCCTCCCGGATCTCCCAAGTCCTGGACAACCTCGTCTCCAATGCCATCAAGTACTCACCCGACGGCGGGGACGTGGTGGTATCCGCGTGGGAAGACGAGGACCACGTCTATTGCAAGGTCTCCGACACCGGCATGGGCATCCCGCAGGATGAACAAGCGGGAGTCTTCACCAAGTTCTTCCGGGCGGACGGGGTCCGCAACAGCACCATTCCCGGCGTGGGGTTGGGCCTGCCGATCAGCAAGGCGATCGTCGAGGCCCACGGCGGCAGCATCACGCTCCAGAGTGAACCCGGGCAGGGCACCACCTTCACGGTGAAAGTGCCCGCCTAG
- a CDS encoding response regulator transcription factor, which yields MSEARVGLVIEDDQDIRELVRVVLSQAGFDVHVASTGSAGVNSARELNPDVITLDLGLPDIDGFEVARQIRKTSDAYIIMLTARAEELDTLMGLEAGGDDYLTKPFRPRELRARVEAMMRRPRSSSDAKHAPEAADPEMTHNGLAVSAGSRTAVLNGMELKLTRTEFDLLVALLETGRIVRTKADLARRLRNEPYDVGSYVSDADERAVEVHMGNLRKKLGDSIQSPRWLETVRGVGYRLAPAVHNN from the coding sequence ATGAGTGAAGCACGTGTGGGACTGGTCATCGAAGACGACCAGGACATCCGCGAACTGGTCCGGGTGGTCCTTTCCCAGGCGGGTTTCGACGTCCATGTGGCGTCCACGGGCTCGGCCGGCGTCAACTCCGCCCGGGAATTGAATCCCGACGTTATTACGCTGGATCTCGGCCTGCCGGACATCGACGGTTTTGAAGTGGCCCGGCAGATCCGTAAGACTTCCGACGCCTACATCATCATGCTCACCGCCCGCGCCGAAGAGCTCGACACGTTGATGGGCCTTGAAGCCGGTGGCGACGATTACCTCACCAAGCCGTTCCGGCCCCGCGAGCTGCGCGCCCGGGTGGAGGCCATGATGCGGAGGCCGCGGTCGTCGTCGGACGCCAAGCACGCCCCGGAAGCCGCCGATCCCGAGATGACCCACAACGGGCTTGCCGTTTCGGCCGGATCCCGCACGGCCGTCCTCAACGGCATGGAGCTGAAGCTGACCCGCACCGAGTTCGACCTGCTGGTGGCACTGTTGGAGACCGGCCGGATTGTGAGGACCAAGGCTGACCTTGCGCGTCGCCTCCGCAACGAACCGTACGACGTCGGCAGTTACGTCAGCGACGCGGACGAACGCGCCGTGGAGGTCCACATGGGCAACCTGCGCAAGAAGCTGGGGGACAGCATCCAAAGCCCGCGCTGGCTGGAAACAGTCCGCGGCGTCGGCTACCGTTTGGCCCCGGCAGTCCACAACAACTAA
- the fdxA gene encoding ferredoxin, producing the protein MSYVIAQPCVDVKDKACINECPVDCIYEGARSLYIHPSECVDCGACDPVCPVEAIYFSEDVPDEWADYVRANAEFFDDGPGRSLPDTDHPVIAAEPARVPVPN; encoded by the coding sequence ATGAGTTACGTGATCGCGCAGCCCTGCGTGGATGTGAAAGACAAGGCATGCATCAACGAATGTCCTGTCGATTGCATCTACGAGGGCGCGCGCTCCCTCTACATCCATCCTTCCGAATGCGTGGACTGCGGAGCGTGCGATCCCGTGTGCCCCGTGGAAGCCATCTACTTCTCGGAGGACGTCCCGGATGAATGGGCAGACTACGTCCGGGCCAACGCGGAGTTCTTCGATGACGGCCCCGGGCGCTCCCTGCCGGACACGGACCACCCGGTGATTGCGGCGGAACCCGCCCGCGTCCCCGTCCCCAACTGA
- a CDS encoding aldehyde dehydrogenase family protein, whose product MTSTTLDTALTAEATLTAQHLINGQWLGEGVTRRMNPARPDELAALSPSGSAEDVDAAITAAAAAQPAWAALPAPSRGAILLAAGNLLIERQGAIAEDLVREEGKTLAEAKGEVKRASDVLRFFGSLGWAATGEVLPSGLPDTTITTRREALGVVGLITPWNFPIAIPAWKTAPALISGNTVVIKPAELTPLSATHLARALQDAGLPAGVFNVVHGKGRVVGDALACDPRIAGLSFTGSTNVGLGLQEILNARRARVQLEMGGKNGVLVLDDADPRKAAQVVAAGAFGLTGQACTATSRVYVTPGIRAAFLDALVAEAAAYSTGDGLADGTRMGAVVSRQQFEQDQAAVRTAVERGASLLHGTYDGDPSGALLFPAAVLTDLPSDDPAVTEEIFGPVVAVLEVPDYEAGLAAVNDSRYGLTAGICTDSLALATDFAARAQAGVVKVNRPTAGLDLNVPFGGVKDSSTNTFREQGRSALDFFTWGKTVYTGV is encoded by the coding sequence ATGACTTCCACAACTCTGGATACTGCCCTCACCGCCGAGGCCACCCTCACCGCCCAGCACCTCATCAACGGCCAATGGCTCGGCGAAGGCGTCACCCGGCGCATGAACCCCGCCCGTCCGGATGAGCTCGCAGCGCTCTCACCCAGCGGGAGCGCCGAGGACGTCGACGCCGCCATCACCGCCGCCGCCGCTGCCCAGCCCGCGTGGGCTGCGCTCCCGGCCCCCTCCCGTGGCGCCATCCTCCTTGCCGCCGGGAACCTGCTGATCGAACGCCAGGGGGCCATCGCCGAAGACCTGGTCCGGGAAGAAGGCAAGACCCTGGCAGAAGCCAAGGGCGAAGTGAAGCGCGCCTCGGACGTCCTGCGCTTCTTCGGCTCCCTCGGCTGGGCTGCCACCGGCGAAGTCCTGCCCAGCGGACTCCCGGACACCACCATCACCACCCGCCGCGAAGCCCTGGGCGTTGTAGGCCTGATCACGCCCTGGAACTTCCCCATCGCCATTCCTGCGTGGAAGACCGCACCGGCCCTGATCAGCGGCAACACCGTGGTGATCAAACCGGCTGAGCTCACTCCCCTCTCCGCCACCCACCTCGCCCGGGCGTTGCAGGACGCAGGCCTCCCTGCCGGCGTGTTCAACGTCGTCCACGGCAAGGGCCGGGTTGTTGGTGACGCACTGGCCTGCGATCCCCGCATCGCCGGGCTGTCCTTCACCGGTTCCACCAACGTGGGCCTGGGATTGCAGGAAATCCTCAACGCCCGCCGTGCCCGGGTGCAACTGGAAATGGGCGGCAAGAACGGCGTCCTGGTCCTCGACGACGCCGATCCCCGCAAGGCCGCGCAAGTAGTGGCCGCCGGAGCATTCGGGCTCACCGGTCAGGCATGCACGGCAACCTCGCGGGTGTACGTTACCCCCGGGATCCGTGCAGCGTTCCTTGACGCGTTGGTGGCCGAAGCCGCCGCTTACAGCACCGGTGACGGCCTGGCGGATGGCACCCGGATGGGCGCCGTGGTGAGCAGGCAGCAATTCGAGCAGGACCAGGCAGCGGTGCGCACCGCCGTCGAACGCGGCGCATCCCTCCTGCACGGTACTTACGACGGCGACCCCTCCGGCGCGCTGCTCTTCCCGGCGGCGGTGCTCACCGACCTGCCCTCGGACGACCCCGCAGTCACGGAAGAGATCTTCGGGCCGGTAGTGGCCGTGCTGGAAGTTCCCGACTACGAGGCAGGCCTTGCCGCCGTCAACGACTCCCGCTACGGACTCACCGCCGGCATCTGCACCGATTCCCTCGCCCTCGCCACGGACTTCGCCGCCCGTGCGCAGGCCGGCGTGGTCAAGGTCAACCGGCCCACTGCTGGCCTGGACCTCAACGTCCCGTTCGGCGGGGTCAAGGACTCCTCCACCAACACGTTCCGCGAACAAGGACGGTCCGCCCTGGACTTCTTCACGTGGGGCAAAACCGTCTACACGGGCGTGTAG
- a CDS encoding SDR family oxidoreductase gives MDLGIAGKTALVAASTGGLGLAVARALAAEGVRVAVVGRRRDRAKEIVAELQAAYGSGTLGIGSLGTSGFDAVAIEADLGTPEGIGSAVDQTVANLGPIDILVLNGPGPKPGAAATLTSEDMAAAFDLLVKPHHALVSKVLPGMRERRWGRILAIGSSGVTAPLPNLAVSNTGRAALAGYLKTLAAEVALDEVTVNLLLPGRIATDRVTQLDQAAAKRRGTTLEDIQLESRKTIPARRYGEPAEFGAAAAFLCSAPASYITGVALRCDGGLIRSL, from the coding sequence ATGGACCTCGGAATCGCAGGCAAGACAGCACTGGTGGCCGCCTCCACCGGCGGACTCGGCCTGGCCGTGGCCCGGGCGCTCGCCGCCGAAGGGGTCCGGGTGGCGGTGGTCGGACGACGCCGGGACCGTGCCAAGGAGATCGTGGCCGAACTCCAGGCAGCCTACGGAAGCGGCACCTTGGGCATCGGTTCTTTGGGAACCAGCGGCTTTGACGCGGTGGCCATCGAAGCGGACCTCGGCACCCCGGAGGGCATCGGGTCCGCGGTGGACCAGACCGTGGCCAACCTCGGGCCGATCGACATCCTGGTGCTCAACGGCCCCGGCCCGAAGCCCGGTGCTGCGGCAACACTGACCTCCGAGGACATGGCCGCGGCGTTCGACCTCCTGGTCAAGCCGCATCATGCCTTGGTGTCGAAAGTCCTGCCCGGCATGCGGGAACGCCGCTGGGGTCGCATCCTTGCGATCGGTTCCAGCGGAGTGACCGCACCCCTCCCCAACCTGGCAGTTTCCAACACCGGACGGGCAGCACTGGCCGGCTACCTCAAGACCCTCGCCGCCGAGGTAGCGCTGGACGAGGTCACGGTGAACCTCCTCCTTCCGGGCCGGATCGCCACCGACCGCGTCACCCAGCTGGACCAGGCCGCGGCCAAGCGACGCGGCACCACCTTGGAGGACATCCAGTTGGAATCCCGCAAGACCATCCCCGCCCGCAGGTATGGGGAACCCGCCGAGTTCGGTGCCGCTGCCGCCTTCCTGTGCAGCGCGCCGGCGTCGTACATCACCGGAGTCGCGCTCAGGTGCGACGGCGGCCTCATCCGCAGCCTCTGA
- a CDS encoding dihydrodipicolinate synthase family protein, whose translation MPLPSAPKNRESLPAGVWGVVATPFQGSTLDVDLDSLAELVEHYGNIGATGLTVLGVFGEAAALTPQERRDVLETVVESTTLPLVVGVTALATRPAIEEITAAQEVAGPRLAAVMVQANSARADPVITHLDAIHRATGANVVLQDYPLASGVSIPTPALASVVNACGYVIAVKAEAPPTSVAIAELSAAVGVSIFGGLGGQGLLDELMAGASGAMTGFSYPEALIACVRAWQDGGYEAAQRELQPYLPLINFEQQAKVALAIRKECLRERGLIKDSGVRAPAAAFPEALRGSMAVHLKEAASALDARTAVGSF comes from the coding sequence ATGCCTCTCCCTTCTGCGCCCAAAAACCGTGAATCCCTGCCCGCCGGCGTCTGGGGCGTCGTAGCAACCCCCTTCCAAGGCAGCACCCTGGACGTCGATCTGGACAGCCTCGCCGAACTCGTGGAGCACTACGGGAACATCGGGGCAACCGGCCTCACAGTGCTTGGCGTGTTCGGCGAAGCAGCCGCCCTGACGCCGCAGGAACGCCGCGACGTCCTGGAAACGGTCGTCGAATCCACCACCCTCCCCCTGGTGGTGGGCGTGACAGCACTGGCCACCCGGCCCGCCATCGAAGAGATCACGGCAGCGCAGGAGGTTGCCGGGCCACGCCTGGCCGCGGTCATGGTGCAAGCCAACTCCGCCCGGGCAGATCCGGTGATCACCCACCTCGACGCCATCCACCGGGCAACCGGGGCCAACGTAGTCCTCCAGGACTACCCGTTGGCCAGCGGAGTCAGCATCCCCACCCCCGCGCTGGCCTCCGTGGTGAACGCCTGCGGGTACGTCATCGCCGTCAAAGCCGAGGCCCCGCCCACCAGCGTGGCCATCGCGGAACTGAGTGCCGCCGTCGGGGTTTCCATCTTCGGCGGGCTGGGCGGCCAAGGCCTCCTGGACGAACTCATGGCAGGAGCCTCCGGCGCCATGACCGGCTTCTCCTACCCCGAAGCCCTGATCGCCTGCGTTCGGGCGTGGCAGGACGGCGGGTACGAGGCCGCTCAACGCGAACTGCAGCCCTACCTGCCGCTCATCAATTTCGAGCAGCAGGCCAAGGTGGCACTGGCCATCCGCAAGGAATGCCTCCGCGAGCGCGGACTCATCAAGGACTCCGGCGTCCGGGCACCCGCGGCCGCCTTCCCCGAAGCCTTGCGTGGCTCCATGGCCGTGCACTTGAAGGAAGCGGCGTCAGCACTGGATGCCCGTACAGCAGTAGGGAGTTTCTGA
- a CDS encoding enoyl-CoA hydratase-related protein, producing the protein MSITVEERVDQVTLDITDGVATVTIDRQHVLNAVDGATHARLNGIWSQLESDPSVRAVVVTGAGPRAFCVGADMSADAVDKTGLEYWAGLDPNGFGGLSLRTTLDVPVIARVNGYALGGGMEIVLGADIVVAASDAKFGLTEPRVGRLALDGGIHQLVRRVPYTQAMGMLLTGRKADAAEMQSMGLVNEVVPADQLDTAVRRWVDQILACAPTSVRAVKQMVTQTAHLSAQEARGLRLPALMAALDSEDSAEGVRAFQEKRPPVWPGR; encoded by the coding sequence ATGAGCATCACGGTCGAAGAACGGGTTGACCAGGTAACACTGGACATCACCGACGGCGTGGCAACAGTGACAATCGACCGTCAGCACGTGCTGAACGCAGTGGACGGCGCCACCCACGCACGGCTCAACGGGATCTGGTCCCAGCTGGAAAGCGATCCGTCCGTACGGGCAGTCGTGGTCACCGGTGCCGGTCCGCGTGCTTTCTGCGTCGGCGCCGACATGTCCGCCGACGCCGTGGACAAGACCGGCCTGGAGTACTGGGCCGGCCTGGACCCCAACGGCTTCGGCGGGCTCAGCCTTCGCACCACCCTGGATGTGCCCGTCATCGCCCGCGTCAACGGCTACGCCCTGGGCGGCGGCATGGAAATCGTCCTCGGTGCAGACATCGTCGTCGCAGCTTCGGACGCGAAGTTCGGTTTGACTGAACCCCGCGTCGGGCGGCTGGCGCTCGACGGCGGCATCCACCAGCTGGTGCGCCGGGTGCCCTACACCCAAGCCATGGGAATGCTGCTTACCGGACGAAAGGCCGACGCAGCGGAGATGCAGTCCATGGGGCTGGTCAACGAAGTAGTGCCCGCTGACCAACTCGACACCGCCGTCCGGCGTTGGGTGGACCAGATCCTGGCATGCGCCCCCACCTCCGTGCGCGCCGTCAAGCAGATGGTGACGCAAACGGCGCACCTGAGCGCCCAGGAAGCCCGCGGCCTCAGGCTGCCGGCATTGATGGCGGCACTGGACAGCGAAGACTCCGCAGAAGGAGTCCGCGCCTTCCAGGAAAAGCGTCCGCCGGTGTGGCCGGGACGCTAA
- a CDS encoding CaiB/BaiF CoA transferase family protein: MSLMTVDQTETAQAERTTAEHTAAGPAPTPLPLEGVKIVDFTQVFMGPSCTQLLGDYGADIIKVERPGAGDISRNSFPDQDGQDNPIFLSINRNKRSVSVDTRTEEGREVLHRLMADADVVVSNFRSGVMERMGFGYEDLKTQNPGVIWASGTGFGPVGPYSHKGGQDAIAQAYSGVMWRRESEDTKPSIYPTTLCDYITGMHLMQGILLALRTRETTGVGQKVEVTMYDSMLHLQMQEACMQLNRGYEVNWGAMPLSGVFETTDGAVCMVGGFTPDPLARISDALDLDEDLTERPGFATLEQQFKNKPALQAIFREHFATNTTAYWTAKLEEQGLLNAPVHTLEQALADAQTEANGMIVEAEHPSVGTVKMLNAPIRLSATPPSIRRTAPRLGEHNVEVLLENGFDEETIERLQKLGVLR, translated from the coding sequence ATGAGCCTCATGACCGTGGACCAGACCGAAACCGCCCAGGCAGAACGCACGACGGCGGAACACACCGCCGCGGGCCCGGCACCAACGCCCCTCCCGCTGGAGGGCGTCAAGATCGTGGACTTCACCCAGGTGTTCATGGGCCCGTCCTGCACGCAGCTGCTGGGCGACTACGGCGCAGACATCATCAAGGTTGAGCGTCCCGGAGCCGGAGACATCTCCCGCAACTCCTTCCCGGACCAGGACGGCCAGGACAACCCGATCTTCCTGTCCATCAACCGCAACAAGCGCAGCGTCTCCGTGGACACCCGCACCGAAGAAGGCCGCGAAGTGCTCCACCGCCTCATGGCTGACGCGGACGTCGTCGTCAGCAACTTCCGTTCCGGGGTCATGGAACGCATGGGCTTCGGCTACGAGGACCTTAAAACACAGAACCCCGGCGTCATCTGGGCCTCCGGCACCGGATTCGGACCCGTAGGACCCTACTCCCACAAGGGCGGCCAGGACGCCATCGCCCAGGCCTACTCCGGGGTCATGTGGCGCAGGGAATCCGAGGACACCAAACCCTCCATCTACCCCACCACGCTCTGCGACTACATCACCGGCATGCACCTCATGCAGGGAATCCTCCTGGCCCTCCGCACCCGGGAAACCACCGGCGTTGGCCAAAAGGTGGAAGTGACCATGTACGACTCCATGCTGCACCTGCAGATGCAGGAAGCGTGCATGCAGCTCAACCGCGGCTACGAGGTCAACTGGGGCGCCATGCCGCTCTCCGGAGTCTTCGAAACCACCGACGGCGCCGTGTGCATGGTGGGCGGCTTCACCCCCGATCCCCTGGCCCGGATCTCCGACGCCCTGGACCTCGACGAGGACCTCACCGAACGCCCCGGATTCGCAACACTGGAGCAGCAGTTCAAGAACAAGCCCGCCCTCCAGGCCATCTTCCGCGAACACTTCGCCACCAACACCACCGCCTACTGGACGGCCAAACTGGAAGAACAAGGGCTGCTGAACGCCCCCGTCCACACTCTGGAACAGGCGCTCGCAGACGCGCAGACCGAAGCGAACGGCATGATCGTCGAAGCCGAACACCCCTCGGTGGGCACCGTGAAAATGCTGAACGCACCCATCCGCCTCTCGGCAACCCCGCCGTCGATCCGCCGCACGGCCCCGCGCCTGGGCGAGCACAACGTGGAGGTCCTGCTGGAGAACGGCTTCGATGAGGAAACCATCGAACGCCTGCAAAAGCTGGGAGTGCTCCGATGA
- a CDS encoding FAD-dependent oxidoreductase, whose protein sequence is MNSLELATTTADLKAPVISRSDVLVVGGGPAGVAAAVTAARSGAKVTLLERYSSLGGLASGGMVLVLDDMINGQEITVTGIVSEYVERLQKLGLAIVPPADDRKTSEELWNKWGRYGTFDFHSHTNPKPICYAAAFDPDGWKRVSNDLVREAGVDLRLHSWFSRPIVDNGVIKGVICETKLGPQAFTADVVIDTTGDIDVASRAGASYAKDNYLTTLVFRLGNVDTNAAEAFEQANPKEARAINRKIKRILGGAWELWWLKTPVEGVVWCNAPHMTGFDGVDPADMTAAEFAARDKISEAVDYVRAHLPGFEKCYMLDVASQMGVRQTRLLQGEYVMTKDDVTQRRHFADTVARGRDYYYPYRSLLPKEVDQLLVAGRHYSATPEAQKMSREIPPCMAMGQAVGVAAALAVENNILVRDVAAADIQLGMRRHGADPGDVPSSNATVDSEAAVLA, encoded by the coding sequence ATGAACTCCCTCGAACTCGCCACCACGACGGCGGACCTCAAGGCGCCCGTGATCTCCCGCTCCGATGTACTGGTGGTCGGCGGTGGCCCCGCAGGCGTGGCAGCCGCAGTCACCGCGGCCCGCTCCGGCGCCAAGGTCACCTTGCTGGAACGCTACTCCTCCCTGGGTGGCCTCGCGTCCGGCGGCATGGTGCTGGTCCTCGACGACATGATCAACGGCCAGGAAATCACGGTCACGGGCATCGTCTCCGAGTACGTCGAACGCCTCCAGAAGCTGGGCCTCGCAATCGTCCCGCCGGCAGATGACCGCAAGACCTCCGAGGAACTGTGGAACAAGTGGGGCCGCTACGGCACCTTCGACTTCCACTCCCACACCAACCCCAAGCCCATCTGCTACGCCGCAGCCTTCGATCCCGACGGCTGGAAGCGCGTCTCCAACGACCTCGTCCGCGAAGCAGGCGTCGATCTTCGCCTGCACTCCTGGTTCTCCCGGCCGATCGTGGACAACGGCGTCATCAAGGGCGTCATCTGCGAAACCAAGCTCGGCCCGCAGGCCTTCACGGCCGACGTCGTCATTGACACCACCGGCGACATTGACGTTGCCTCCCGTGCCGGCGCCAGCTACGCCAAGGACAACTACCTCACCACCCTCGTCTTCCGCCTCGGCAACGTGGACACCAACGCGGCCGAAGCCTTCGAACAGGCCAACCCGAAGGAAGCACGCGCCATCAACCGCAAGATCAAGCGCATCCTCGGCGGCGCATGGGAACTGTGGTGGCTCAAGACCCCCGTGGAGGGCGTGGTGTGGTGCAACGCCCCGCACATGACCGGCTTCGACGGCGTGGACCCCGCGGACATGACCGCAGCCGAGTTCGCAGCCCGCGACAAGATCTCCGAAGCAGTGGACTACGTCCGCGCCCACCTGCCCGGCTTCGAGAAGTGCTACATGCTGGATGTTGCTTCCCAGATGGGCGTCCGACAGACCCGCCTCCTGCAGGGCGAGTACGTCATGACCAAGGACGACGTCACCCAGCGCCGGCACTTCGCCGACACCGTGGCCCGAGGACGCGACTACTACTACCCCTACCGCTCGCTCCTGCCCAAGGAAGTGGACCAGCTCCTCGTGGCCGGCCGCCACTACTCCGCCACGCCCGAGGCGCAGAAGATGTCCCGCGAGATCCCGCCCTGCATGGCCATGGGCCAGGCAGTGGGCGTCGCGGCAGCCCTTGCCGTGGAGAACAACATCCTGGTCCGCGACGTCGCGGCAGCGGACATCCAGCTCGGCATGCGCCGGCACGGTGCGGACCCAGGCGACGTCCCGTCGTCGAACGCCACCGTCGACTCCGAAGCAGCGGTACTGGCATGA
- a CDS encoding MFS transporter, with amino-acid sequence MLDIQTDNAVPAPKPITDSRSKNAGFTPEVRKGLLGLGLGNALEWYDWMVFGLLSAFIGPNFFPGTEPLSATLNALAVFAVGFAFRPLGGILLGTLADRIGRRRVMLLSIMLMAGTTLVIAVTPSYATIGAWAGIILVVCRILQGISTGIEAPLSTSHAVELAPEGREGYVAGIMSFYVNIGILMASLVSFLCSLVLGAAAMGEWGWRVPFIIGALFGFVVLYLRRSLPETLKEEEMATNTPRAVWKGVSKHWLSVLAIIFVVGAAQAYNYAWNVGLPSAARSGFKEDPTAVFALTTILGVILVVGSWVVGKLADGKAMSKWFLVTRVLAIPAVFLMLLYVQPGIGGFAAVLLGGSIVLVLNMTLYNVVSSSLMPKNIRGTGVALGYGIGVAIFGGTASYLLVWFQSLNLTWIFPVYVAVLSILSIVFYIAARRTNGIHVGK; translated from the coding sequence ATGCTCGACATCCAAACGGACAATGCCGTCCCCGCACCAAAGCCCATCACCGACTCCCGTTCCAAGAACGCCGGGTTCACACCCGAGGTCCGCAAAGGACTCCTTGGCCTTGGCCTGGGAAACGCCCTTGAATGGTACGACTGGATGGTCTTCGGACTCTTGTCAGCCTTCATTGGACCGAACTTCTTCCCCGGCACCGAACCCCTGTCCGCAACCCTGAACGCCTTGGCCGTGTTCGCCGTCGGATTCGCCTTCCGCCCGTTGGGCGGCATCCTGCTGGGAACCCTCGCAGACCGCATCGGCCGGCGCCGGGTGATGTTGCTGTCCATCATGCTGATGGCCGGCACCACCTTGGTCATCGCCGTCACCCCCAGCTACGCCACCATCGGCGCCTGGGCGGGCATCATCCTGGTGGTGTGCCGCATCCTGCAGGGCATCTCCACCGGCATTGAAGCTCCCCTCTCCACCTCCCACGCCGTGGAACTGGCGCCGGAAGGCCGTGAAGGCTACGTCGCCGGCATCATGTCCTTCTACGTCAACATCGGCATCCTCATGGCCTCCCTCGTGAGCTTCCTGTGCAGCCTCGTGCTCGGCGCCGCAGCCATGGGCGAATGGGGATGGCGCGTGCCGTTCATCATCGGAGCCCTCTTCGGCTTCGTGGTCCTCTACCTGCGGCGCTCCCTTCCGGAGACCCTCAAGGAAGAGGAAATGGCCACCAACACCCCGCGCGCCGTCTGGAAGGGCGTCAGCAAGCATTGGCTCTCCGTCCTGGCCATCATCTTCGTGGTCGGCGCAGCGCAGGCCTACAACTACGCCTGGAACGTCGGACTCCCCAGCGCCGCACGCAGCGGCTTCAAGGAAGACCCCACGGCCGTCTTCGCCCTCACCACCATCCTGGGCGTCATCCTCGTGGTGGGTTCCTGGGTGGTCGGCAAGCTGGCTGACGGCAAGGCAATGTCCAAGTGGTTCCTGGTCACCCGCGTCCTGGCCATCCCGGCCGTGTTCCTGATGCTGCTCTACGTACAGCCGGGCATCGGCGGCTTCGCAGCAGTCCTCCTGGGCGGCTCGATTGTCCTGGTCCTCAACATGACCCTCTACAACGTGGTCAGCTCCTCCCTGATGCCCAAGAACATCCGCGGCACCGGCGTCGCCCTCGGCTACGGAATCGGCGTGGCGATCTTCGGCGGCACCGCCTCCTACCTCCTGGTCTGGTTCCAGTCGCTGAACCTCACCTGGATCTTCCCGGTCTACGTGGCCGTCCTGTCCATCCTCAGCATCGTTTTCTACATCGCCGCACGCCGCACCAACGGCATCCACGTCGGCAAGTAA